A region of Kribbella sp. NBC_01245 DNA encodes the following proteins:
- the sigM gene encoding RNA polymerase sigma factor SigM — protein sequence MTSEMTGTDADTPVGYEAREDHELLRLHVAGDPDAFGYIVRRHRDRMWAVAIRTLGEPEEAADALQDAFISAFRRADSFRGDAKVTTWLHRIVVNACLDRIRRRQVRAADPLPEDEDRAAELAGPVEEDAAEVRERRLDVLNALKQINVDQRSALVLVDMEGYSIEEAAAILDCAPGTVKSRCARGRAKLLPLLKHWQAEKNGAKSVEKTVGAVDSVGEGAGTE from the coding sequence ATGACCTCGGAGATGACGGGCACCGACGCGGATACTCCCGTCGGCTACGAGGCCCGCGAGGACCACGAACTACTCCGCCTGCATGTGGCCGGGGATCCGGACGCCTTCGGCTACATCGTGCGGCGGCACCGGGACCGGATGTGGGCGGTCGCGATCCGTACCCTCGGCGAGCCCGAGGAGGCGGCCGACGCCCTGCAGGACGCGTTCATCTCGGCGTTCCGCCGGGCCGACTCGTTCCGCGGTGACGCGAAGGTCACCACCTGGCTGCACCGCATCGTCGTGAACGCCTGCCTGGACCGGATCCGCCGCCGCCAGGTGCGCGCGGCCGACCCGCTGCCGGAGGACGAGGACCGCGCCGCCGAGCTGGCCGGACCGGTCGAGGAGGACGCCGCCGAGGTCCGCGAGCGCCGCCTCGACGTGCTGAACGCGCTGAAGCAGATCAACGTCGACCAGCGCAGCGCCCTGGTCCTCGTCGACATGGAGGGCTACTCGATCGAGGAGGCGGCGGCGATCCTGGACTGCGCACCGGGCACGGTGAAGAGCCGATGCGCCCGCGGCCGGGCCAAACTGCTACCGCTGCTGAAGCACTGGCAAGCCGAGAAGAACGGCGCCAAATCGGTTGAAAAGACAGTCGGCGCTGTGGATTCTGTTGGCGAAGGGGCGGGAACCGAATGA